Proteins encoded together in one bacterium window:
- a CDS encoding UDP-N-acetylmuramoyl-tripeptide--D-alanyl-D-alanine ligase, producing the protein MIARAPLELAAACGGTLAAPGAGVPARGASIDTRTLEPGDVFFAVVGGTRDGHDFVAAAAERGAAAVVVSRDAPAPANVAVVRVADATEALGRLAADERERRALRVVGVTGSAGKTTTRALAVAALAARFRVGGTSGNLNNQWGLPLSLLRLEDGVEAAALEMGMNHAGEIARLARIARPDVGVVTNVGTAHIGFLGSKEAIAAAKAELLEELPDDGAAVVDAASPELAPHLARLRCKVVRFGLEPGADLVAERLEGDIVRGASFVVAGTHVRLALWGRHAALNALAALGAARAAGVPIAEAAPRLAAVEQQPGRGRVLRLFRGVALIDEIYNANPGAMEAVLAEVAKASWNGRRFAVLGDMFELGEFAPELHRAVGRAAARAGIGLLWAVGPLAAETVRGASEAGLADARVFPDAEAAAAEIGKALRDDDLLLIKGSRGVALEQVRDAAEAALGGRQGE; encoded by the coding sequence ATGATCGCGCGCGCGCCGCTCGAGCTGGCCGCGGCCTGCGGCGGAACGCTCGCCGCGCCGGGCGCCGGGGTTCCCGCGCGCGGCGCGTCGATCGACACCCGCACGCTCGAACCGGGAGACGTCTTCTTCGCCGTCGTCGGCGGAACGCGCGACGGCCACGACTTCGTCGCCGCCGCCGCCGAGCGCGGCGCCGCGGCGGTCGTCGTCTCGCGCGACGCGCCGGCGCCGGCGAACGTCGCGGTGGTCCGCGTCGCCGACGCGACCGAGGCGCTCGGCCGCCTCGCCGCCGACGAGCGGGAGCGCCGCGCGCTGCGCGTCGTCGGCGTCACCGGCAGCGCGGGCAAGACGACGACCCGCGCGCTGGCCGTCGCCGCGCTCGCCGCGCGCTTCCGCGTCGGCGGCACGAGCGGCAACCTCAACAACCAGTGGGGCCTCCCGCTCTCGCTGCTGCGGCTCGAGGACGGCGTCGAGGCCGCGGCGCTGGAGATGGGGATGAACCACGCCGGCGAGATCGCGCGCCTCGCGCGCATCGCCCGCCCGGACGTGGGGGTCGTGACGAACGTCGGCACGGCGCACATCGGCTTCCTCGGCAGCAAGGAGGCGATCGCCGCGGCGAAGGCCGAGCTGCTCGAGGAGCTCCCGGACGACGGCGCCGCGGTCGTGGACGCCGCCTCCCCCGAGCTCGCGCCGCACCTCGCGCGCCTGCGCTGCAAGGTCGTGCGCTTCGGCCTCGAACCGGGCGCCGACCTCGTCGCCGAACGCCTCGAGGGGGACATCGTCCGCGGCGCGTCGTTCGTCGTCGCGGGGACGCACGTGCGGCTCGCGCTGTGGGGCCGCCACGCCGCGCTGAACGCGCTCGCCGCGCTCGGCGCCGCGCGCGCCGCCGGCGTGCCGATCGCCGAGGCCGCGCCGCGCCTCGCCGCCGTCGAGCAGCAGCCGGGGCGCGGCCGCGTGCTCCGCCTGTTCCGCGGCGTCGCGCTGATCGACGAGATCTACAACGCGAATCCGGGGGCGATGGAGGCGGTGCTGGCCGAGGTCGCCAAGGCCTCGTGGAACGGCCGCCGCTTCGCCGTCCTCGGCGACATGTTCGAGCTGGGCGAGTTCGCGCCGGAGCTGCACCGCGCCGTCGGCCGCGCCGCCGCGCGCGCCGGAATCGGCCTGCTGTGGGCCGTCGGCCCGCTCGCCGCGGAGACGGTCCGCGGCGCGTCCGAGGCCGGGCTCGCCGACGCGCGGGTCTTCCCCGACGCCGAGGCCGCGGCGGCGGAGATCGGCAAGGCGCTGCGGGACGACGACCTGCTCCTGATCAAGGGATCGCGCGGCGTCGCGCTCGAACAGGTGCGCGACGCGGCGGAGGCCGCGCTGGGCGGGAGGCAAGGCGAATGA
- the mraY gene encoding phospho-N-acetylmuramoyl-pentapeptide-transferase translates to MMYHLLFPLREYFSPLNVFRYITFRSALAAVTAILVSFVVGGPLIRWLRGRQYGQMVREDGPQSHFSKRGTPTMGGIMILAAWLVPVLLWADLDNAFVWAAVGATAGFALIGLADDLLKLKFKNSKGLSARGKLLWQFVLAGVICGALYRVGFSTKLTVPFFKNSPDLGFLWIPFAMLVMVGAANAVNLTDGLDGLAIGSTGIAMATFSVIAYGAGHARIAHYLGIPFVLGAGELTVFLLAGLGAAIGFLWFNCHPAEVFMGDCGSMALGGALGATAVLAKQEILLVLVGGLFVMEALSVIAQVASFKLTGKRVLRMAPLHHHFELGGWPETKVVIRFWILAVLFALSAVATLKLR, encoded by the coding sequence ATGATGTACCACCTGCTGTTCCCGCTGCGCGAGTACTTCTCGCCGCTGAACGTCTTCCGCTACATCACGTTCCGCTCGGCCCTCGCCGCGGTGACGGCGATCCTCGTCTCCTTCGTCGTCGGCGGGCCGCTGATCCGCTGGCTGCGCGGGCGGCAGTACGGGCAGATGGTGCGCGAGGACGGGCCGCAGTCCCACTTCAGCAAGCGCGGCACGCCGACGATGGGCGGGATCATGATCCTCGCCGCGTGGCTCGTTCCGGTGCTCCTCTGGGCCGACCTCGACAACGCCTTCGTCTGGGCGGCCGTCGGCGCGACCGCCGGCTTCGCCCTGATCGGCCTCGCCGACGACCTGCTCAAGCTGAAGTTCAAGAACAGCAAGGGGCTCTCGGCGCGCGGCAAGCTGCTCTGGCAGTTCGTCCTCGCCGGCGTGATCTGCGGCGCCCTCTACCGCGTCGGCTTCTCGACGAAGCTCACCGTGCCGTTCTTCAAGAACAGCCCGGACCTCGGCTTCCTCTGGATTCCGTTCGCGATGTTGGTGATGGTCGGCGCGGCCAACGCGGTCAACCTCACCGACGGCCTCGACGGGCTGGCGATCGGCTCGACCGGGATCGCGATGGCGACCTTCAGCGTCATCGCCTACGGCGCCGGCCACGCGCGGATCGCCCACTACCTCGGCATCCCGTTCGTCCTCGGCGCCGGCGAGCTGACGGTCTTCCTCCTCGCCGGTCTCGGCGCCGCGATCGGGTTCCTCTGGTTCAACTGCCATCCCGCCGAGGTCTTCATGGGGGACTGCGGCTCGATGGCGCTCGGCGGCGCCCTCGGCGCGACGGCGGTCCTCGCCAAGCAGGAGATCCTGCTCGTCCTCGTCGGCGGGCTGTTCGTGATGGAGGCGCTCTCGGTCATCGCCCAGGTCGCCTCGTTCAAGCTGACCGGCAAGCGGGTCCTGCGCATGGCCCCGCTGCACCACCACTTCGAACTCGGCGGCTGGCCGGAGACGAAGGTGGTCATCCGCTTTTGGATCCTGGCCGTTTTGTTCGCGCTCAGCGCGGTGGCCACGCTGAAGCTGCGCTGA
- the murD gene encoding UDP-N-acetylmuramoyl-L-alanine--D-glutamate ligase gives MSPEAERLRGKTVLVVGLGRSGLAAARRLLSWGAKVVAVDRAPLEKLPREVQLLGSAGVQLSCGAHDPALFAAADLIVLAPGVPTDLPELAAARKRGVVICSEIDLVAPIVGGRVIAVTGSNGKSTTTALAAAMLGAAGREGVPCANFGVPFCDAAQGDHPGRWYAAELSSFQLEITHELTASAAVLLNVQADHLDRHGSFAAYRAAKELIADLRRPGAPLVLCVDDPLVAEFAARAEGPVLEVSARREVNAGGCVVGDRLLLRVGGREETLATCAELPIPGRHNRINILAAAAACRAVGAPLEAVRKATLAFKALPHRLQEAAQVGGVRYVDDSKATNVGSVLEALSAVRETIRPGARIHVLLGGRDKDSDFAPLAAALAEAGAAALTFGEAGPVVAAALERAGFGDVRRAASMEDAARAARDAARVGDVVLLSPACASFDAFNGYAARGAAFAALVRGFAEEGA, from the coding sequence TTGAGTCCGGAAGCGGAGCGGCTGCGCGGCAAGACCGTGCTCGTCGTCGGCCTCGGGCGTTCCGGCCTGGCCGCGGCGCGGCGCCTCCTCTCGTGGGGGGCGAAGGTCGTCGCCGTGGACCGCGCGCCGCTGGAGAAGCTGCCGCGCGAAGTGCAGCTCCTCGGCTCGGCGGGCGTGCAGCTCAGCTGCGGCGCCCACGACCCCGCGCTCTTCGCCGCCGCCGACCTGATCGTCCTCGCCCCCGGCGTGCCGACCGACCTGCCGGAGCTCGCCGCGGCGCGGAAGCGCGGCGTCGTGATCTGCTCCGAGATCGACCTCGTCGCGCCGATCGTCGGCGGGCGGGTGATCGCGGTCACGGGAAGCAACGGCAAGAGCACGACGACCGCGCTCGCCGCGGCGATGCTCGGCGCCGCGGGACGCGAAGGGGTGCCCTGCGCCAACTTCGGCGTGCCGTTCTGCGACGCGGCGCAGGGGGACCACCCCGGCCGCTGGTACGCCGCCGAGCTGTCGAGCTTCCAGCTGGAGATCACGCACGAGCTGACCGCCTCGGCCGCCGTGCTGCTCAACGTGCAGGCCGACCATCTCGACCGGCACGGCTCGTTCGCCGCCTACCGCGCGGCGAAGGAGCTGATCGCGGACCTGCGCCGTCCCGGCGCGCCGCTCGTGCTCTGCGTGGACGACCCGCTCGTCGCCGAGTTCGCGGCGCGCGCCGAAGGGCCGGTCCTCGAGGTCTCGGCCCGGCGCGAGGTGAACGCCGGCGGCTGCGTCGTCGGCGACCGCCTCCTGCTGCGCGTCGGCGGCCGCGAGGAGACGCTCGCGACGTGCGCCGAGCTGCCGATCCCCGGCCGCCACAACCGGATCAACATCCTCGCCGCCGCGGCCGCCTGCCGCGCCGTCGGCGCGCCGCTGGAGGCGGTCCGCAAGGCGACGCTGGCCTTCAAGGCGCTGCCGCACCGGCTGCAGGAAGCGGCGCAGGTCGGCGGCGTGCGCTACGTGGACGACTCCAAGGCGACGAACGTCGGCTCCGTGCTGGAGGCGCTCTCCGCGGTGCGGGAGACGATCCGCCCCGGCGCGCGGATCCACGTGCTGCTCGGCGGCCGCGACAAGGACTCCGACTTCGCGCCGCTCGCCGCCGCGCTCGCCGAGGCGGGCGCCGCGGCGCTGACCTTCGGCGAGGCCGGGCCGGTCGTCGCCGCCGCGCTGGAGCGGGCCGGGTTCGGCGACGTCCGCCGCGCGGCGTCGATGGAGGACGCCGCCCGCGCCGCGCGCGACGCGGCGCGCGTCGGCGACGTCGTGCTCCTCTCCCCCGCCTGCGCCTCGTTCGACGCCTTCAACGGCTACGCCGCCCGCGGCGCCGCCTTCGCCGCGCTCGTGCGCGGCTTCGCCGAGGAGGGCGCCTGA
- a CDS encoding FtsW/RodA/SpoVE family cell cycle protein, protein MAVAVQEPSRLRWPDLTIMVLAIILAVAGVVVSGSARVFTEAVNARGLLPGGIVRSFVHLGLGVLVMILTMLPDYRRFARGGLAWTMLIGICFLLVLALVCPAVGNTHRWIHIGRFSLQPSEPAKAVLVLLVAATIAHADREIETVRGLVRPLAVAGVIGGLVLVGKDLGTPVLMFLTTIILCLAAGARFKHIGTLLGAGLLGGIGAVILEPYRVGRVMGFTKALGFSPEGMSEIPYQLRQSLLAIGSGGVAGKGFGASTQKAFFLPEADNDFIFAVIAEELGLFVALALIAAFLILAWRGLKVADDAQDELGRLIAIGATWMLSGQALCHMGVVAGILPTKGLTLPFFSTGGWSLIVSCAMAGLLLNVSLRRRPYGC, encoded by the coding sequence ATGGCCGTCGCCGTGCAGGAGCCGTCGCGCCTCCGCTGGCCCGACCTGACGATCATGGTCCTGGCGATCATCCTCGCCGTGGCCGGGGTCGTGGTCTCCGGCTCGGCGCGCGTCTTCACGGAGGCGGTGAACGCCCGCGGCCTGCTTCCCGGCGGCATCGTCCGCTCGTTCGTCCATCTCGGCCTCGGCGTGCTGGTGATGATCCTGACGATGCTCCCCGACTACCGGCGCTTCGCCCGCGGCGGCCTCGCCTGGACGATGCTGATCGGCATCTGCTTCCTGCTGGTCCTCGCGCTGGTCTGCCCGGCCGTCGGGAACACGCACCGCTGGATCCACATCGGCCGCTTCAGCCTCCAGCCGTCGGAGCCGGCGAAGGCGGTCCTCGTGCTGCTCGTCGCGGCGACGATCGCCCACGCCGACCGCGAGATCGAGACGGTGCGCGGGCTCGTCCGGCCGCTCGCGGTGGCCGGCGTGATCGGCGGCCTCGTGCTGGTCGGCAAGGACCTCGGCACGCCGGTGCTGATGTTCCTCACGACGATCATCCTCTGCCTCGCCGCCGGCGCGCGGTTCAAGCACATCGGCACGCTGCTCGGCGCGGGGCTCCTCGGCGGGATCGGCGCGGTGATCCTCGAGCCGTACCGCGTCGGCCGCGTGATGGGCTTCACCAAGGCGCTCGGCTTCTCCCCCGAGGGGATGAGCGAGATCCCCTACCAGCTGCGGCAGTCGCTGCTCGCGATCGGCTCGGGCGGCGTCGCCGGGAAGGGCTTCGGGGCCTCGACGCAGAAGGCGTTCTTCCTCCCCGAGGCGGACAACGACTTCATCTTCGCCGTGATCGCCGAGGAGCTGGGGCTGTTCGTCGCGCTGGCGTTGATCGCCGCCTTCCTCATCCTCGCCTGGCGCGGCCTCAAGGTCGCCGACGACGCGCAGGACGAGCTCGGCCGGCTGATCGCGATCGGCGCGACCTGGATGCTCTCCGGCCAGGCGCTCTGCCACATGGGGGTCGTCGCCGGGATCCTGCCGACGAAGGGACTGACGCTGCCGTTCTTCTCCACCGGCGGCTGGTCGCTGATCGTCTCCTGCGCGATGGCCGGCCTGCTGCTCAACGTCTCGCTGCGCCGGAGGCCGTATGGCTGCTGA
- the murG gene encoding undecaprenyldiphospho-muramoylpentapeptide beta-N-acetylglucosaminyltransferase yields MAAERAIVFAGGGTGGHVFPGLAVARELRRRDPARPLEWIGAIGGLEERLVPQDGFPLLALRLSGMARLGAAARIAAAARATIATLRLGARFARRRPLLLVGVGGFASGPALLAGRLLGTPTMILEQNAVAGATNRWLSRFADAAAAAFAESAGDLKCRVVVTGNPVRDDVAAIPPRAEGPARLVLGFGGSRGARALDEAWIGALPLLKDSGLRFALQTGADDRDKVAAAAREAGVDADVRPFFDDMPARLAAADLVVARAGATTVAELAAAGRPSLLVPFPFAANDHQKANAEAFAARGAAIALDQRELTPERLAAEVGALARDPSRLAAMAAAARAAAHPDAAARAADLAEELARGRKRP; encoded by the coding sequence ATGGCTGCTGAGCGCGCGATCGTCTTCGCCGGCGGCGGCACGGGGGGGCACGTCTTCCCCGGCCTCGCGGTGGCGCGCGAACTGCGGCGCCGCGACCCGGCGCGCCCTCTGGAGTGGATCGGCGCGATCGGCGGGCTCGAGGAGCGGCTGGTGCCGCAGGACGGCTTCCCGCTGCTCGCGCTGCGCCTCTCGGGGATGGCGCGCCTCGGCGCCGCGGCGCGGATCGCCGCCGCCGCGCGCGCGACGATCGCCACGCTGCGCCTCGGCGCGCGGTTCGCGCGGCGCCGTCCGCTGCTTCTCGTGGGCGTCGGCGGCTTCGCCTCCGGCCCCGCGCTTCTCGCCGGCCGGCTGCTCGGCACGCCGACGATGATCCTCGAGCAGAACGCGGTGGCCGGGGCGACGAACCGCTGGCTGTCGCGCTTCGCCGACGCCGCCGCGGCGGCCTTCGCCGAGAGCGCGGGCGACCTGAAGTGCCGCGTCGTCGTCACCGGCAACCCGGTGCGGGACGACGTCGCCGCGATCCCGCCGCGCGCCGAAGGGCCGGCGCGGCTGGTCCTCGGCTTCGGCGGCAGCCGCGGCGCCCGCGCGCTCGACGAGGCGTGGATCGGCGCCCTGCCGCTGCTCAAGGACTCCGGCCTGCGCTTCGCGCTGCAGACCGGCGCCGACGACCGGGACAAGGTCGCCGCCGCCGCGCGCGAAGCGGGCGTGGACGCGGACGTGCGGCCGTTCTTCGACGACATGCCGGCCCGCCTCGCCGCGGCCGACCTCGTCGTCGCCCGCGCCGGGGCCACCACCGTCGCCGAACTCGCCGCGGCCGGGCGCCCGTCGCTGCTCGTGCCGTTCCCGTTCGCGGCGAACGACCACCAGAAGGCCAACGCGGAGGCGTTCGCGGCGCGCGGCGCGGCGATCGCCCTCGACCAGCGCGAGCTGACGCCGGAGCGCCTCGCCGCCGAAGTCGGCGCCCTGGCCCGCGATCCGTCCCGTCTCGCCGCGATGGCGGCCGCCGCCCGCGCCGCGGCCCATCCCGACGCCGCCGCCCGCGCCGCCGACCTCGCCGAGGAGCTGGCCCGGGGGAGGAAGCGCCCATGA
- the murC gene encoding UDP-N-acetylmuramate--L-alanine ligase yields MKLGRVRRIHFVGVGGSGMCGIAEVLLNLGYVVTGSDAHENDATKRLAALGARVVAGHDPALVHGADVVVLSTAIPESNPERQEALRLRVPVIPRAEMLGELMRMKHSAAVAGSHGKTSTTSMIATVLTRCGLDPTIVIGGRLSILGSNARLGQSDLLVAEADESDGSFLRLFPTWAVVTGIDREHMNHYGDFERLKDAFVQFCGKVPFYGAVVACLDDDGVRSILPRLDRRVVTYGLTTQADLRATEIVGEGFSTTFQVRRGDEAIAPVRLATPGRHQVRNALAALGVADELGLSLKVAAAALEDFPGADRRMHRKGEANGVLVVDDYGHHPREIQATLRALREAVGERRIVVLFQPHRYTRLADLFDDFAGSFMDANEVVLADVYPAGERPIEGATSEALAAALAGRGHRHVRAAGPLPEAVKALVASLRPGDVALTLGAGNVGRAGEEILAALGGAPRGNEGK; encoded by the coding sequence ATGAAGCTCGGACGTGTCCGCCGGATCCACTTCGTCGGCGTCGGCGGCTCCGGCATGTGCGGCATCGCCGAGGTGCTGCTCAACCTCGGCTACGTCGTGACCGGCTCCGACGCCCACGAGAACGACGCCACGAAGCGGCTCGCCGCCCTCGGCGCCCGCGTCGTCGCGGGGCACGATCCGGCGCTGGTGCACGGCGCCGACGTCGTCGTGCTCAGCACCGCGATTCCGGAGTCGAACCCGGAGCGGCAGGAGGCGCTGCGGCTGCGCGTGCCGGTGATCCCGCGCGCCGAGATGCTCGGCGAGCTGATGCGGATGAAGCACTCCGCCGCCGTCGCCGGCTCGCACGGCAAGACGTCCACGACCTCGATGATCGCCACGGTGCTGACCCGCTGCGGCCTCGACCCGACGATCGTGATCGGCGGGCGGCTCTCGATCCTCGGCAGCAACGCGCGGCTCGGCCAGAGCGATCTGCTCGTCGCCGAGGCGGACGAGAGCGACGGCTCGTTCCTGCGGCTCTTCCCGACGTGGGCCGTGGTCACGGGGATCGACCGCGAGCATATGAACCACTACGGCGACTTCGAGCGGCTGAAGGACGCCTTCGTCCAGTTCTGCGGCAAGGTGCCGTTCTACGGCGCGGTCGTCGCCTGCCTCGACGACGACGGCGTGCGCTCGATCCTCCCCCGCCTCGACCGGCGCGTCGTCACCTACGGCCTGACGACGCAGGCCGACCTGCGGGCGACGGAGATCGTCGGCGAGGGGTTCAGCACGACGTTCCAGGTGCGGCGCGGCGACGAGGCGATCGCCCCGGTGCGGCTGGCGACGCCGGGCCGGCACCAGGTCCGCAACGCGCTCGCCGCGCTCGGCGTGGCCGACGAGCTGGGGCTCTCGCTGAAGGTCGCCGCCGCGGCGCTCGAGGACTTCCCCGGCGCCGACCGGCGGATGCACCGCAAGGGCGAGGCGAACGGCGTGCTGGTCGTGGACGACTACGGCCACCACCCGCGGGAGATCCAGGCGACGCTGCGCGCGCTGCGCGAGGCGGTCGGGGAGCGGCGGATCGTCGTCCTCTTCCAGCCGCACCGCTACACGCGCCTCGCCGACCTGTTCGACGACTTCGCCGGCAGCTTCATGGACGCCAACGAGGTCGTGCTCGCCGACGTCTACCCCGCCGGCGAGCGGCCGATCGAGGGGGCGACGAGCGAGGCGCTGGCCGCCGCGCTCGCCGGCCGCGGGCATCGCCACGTCCGCGCCGCCGGCCCGCTCCCCGAGGCGGTGAAGGCCCTCGTCGCGTCGCTGCGGCCGGGCGACGTGGCGCTGACGCTGGGCGCGGGCAACGTCGGGCGCGCGGGCGAGGAGATCCTCGCCGCGCTCGGCGGCGCGCCGCGGGGAAACGAGGGGAAGTGA
- the murB gene encoding UDP-N-acetylmuramate dehydrogenase, with protein sequence MDAGAQYRQLAADLGVRVAERAPLAPYTWIKIGGPAEFVFFPDAPEKAARLAAELARLPLPVKFLGAGSNLLVADEGIKAAVVATADLRGDVEELPGEMVVAPAGAPVPGLARWARRRGLAGLEFAEGIPALLGGALKMNAGAHGSSFGAVARELLVADAAGVVARRAVAEGDFGYRASVVGRERLLALGATLALRRDDPPAIEARALEYRRRRQATQPVRERSAGCVFANYPGLPAGKLIDDLGLKGTAVGDAEVSRLHGNFIVNRGAARAADVLALIDLLTARMTAAVGEPPRLEVEVWRDEP encoded by the coding sequence ATGGACGCGGGCGCTCAGTACCGACAACTCGCCGCCGATCTCGGCGTGCGCGTCGCGGAGCGCGCCCCGCTGGCCCCGTACACCTGGATCAAGATCGGCGGGCCGGCCGAGTTCGTCTTCTTCCCCGACGCGCCGGAGAAGGCGGCGCGGCTCGCCGCGGAGCTGGCGCGGCTGCCGCTGCCGGTGAAGTTCCTCGGCGCGGGCAGCAACCTGCTCGTCGCCGACGAGGGGATCAAGGCCGCCGTCGTGGCGACGGCCGACCTGCGCGGCGACGTCGAGGAGCTCCCGGGCGAGATGGTCGTAGCGCCGGCCGGGGCGCCGGTGCCGGGGCTCGCGCGCTGGGCCCGGCGGCGCGGCCTCGCCGGCCTCGAGTTCGCCGAGGGGATTCCGGCGCTGCTCGGCGGCGCGCTCAAGATGAACGCCGGCGCGCACGGCTCGAGCTTCGGCGCCGTGGCGCGCGAGCTGCTCGTCGCCGACGCGGCGGGCGTCGTCGCGCGGCGCGCGGTCGCCGAAGGGGACTTCGGCTACCGGGCGAGCGTCGTCGGCCGCGAGCGGCTGCTGGCGCTCGGCGCGACGCTCGCGCTGCGGCGCGACGATCCGCCGGCGATCGAGGCGCGGGCGCTGGAGTACCGCCGCCGCCGCCAGGCGACGCAGCCGGTGCGCGAGCGTTCGGCGGGCTGCGTCTTCGCCAACTACCCCGGCCTGCCCGCGGGGAAGCTGATCGACGACCTCGGCCTCAAGGGGACCGCGGTCGGCGACGCCGAGGTTTCGCGGCTCCACGGCAACTTCATCGTCAACCGCGGCGCCGCGCGCGCCGCGGACGTGCTGGCGCTGATCGACCTGCTGACCGCGCGGATGACCGCCGCGGTCGGCGAGCCGCCGCGGCTCGAGGTCGAGGTGTGGAGGGACGAGCCGTGA